The window CGCGGCTGCCGCCTATTCGATGACGCAGTTCGCGTACGACGGGATCGTGCTGACAGCGATGGCGGCGGTCACGACTCGGCAGATCCGCCGTGGCAGGGGAGCGGACCGTTTGCCGGCCGTCGCCCTCCTCATCGGAAGTGCGCTCGGTCTCGTGTTGGCCGCCGTCGTCATCGGGATGGACATCGCTCACCTTGCAGGCGACGTCCCGCTGATGCTCGGTCTTGGCACTGCGTACAGTCCGCTGTTCCTGTCGACGTTCCTCTTCCTCTGTCTGGGGCTGGCCAGCCAGCCGGCGATGCGTTGGCTTCGTGCCCGTGCTCGAGCCAACGCGATGCGCAGACTTGTCACGCAGACAACGCCGATCTGGCAGCGGGCGAACCTCGCTCGGCCAGGCATGAGCCAGCAGGACGCGGCTGGCTTCAGCGCGGCCGACGCGGAGACGCGGCTGCACCGGCAACTCGTCGAGATCCGGGACGCTGCTGTCGACCCACGCGTTGCGTTCGAATTGAGCGATGCTGAGAGTGTGATCGTTGATGCGGCTGAGGCACACCTCCTTGGGCGCGGTGCCGACACGAACGCAACCAGTGCCCAAGCTGCGACGGGTGCCACACCTTGAAAGCGGGTGCAGGGTTCATGGCGGCCGCGGGACTTGGCCTGGCGGTCGCGGCCGGCGCCGCGGGCCTCGGATTCGCGATAGCGCGCAAGCTCACGGCGCCGCTGTCGGGGCGGATCTTCAGCCTCACTATTCGGGACATCCTGCGGCGCGCGGATGGCGATGCAGTGGTCCTCGATCTGACTCCCGCGACAGCGGCACCGGGTATCTACAACCTCTGGCTCGAGGACGGTGGGTGGGTGCGCCTCGGCCGAGTCATTGATCAGGACGCCGCGACCGTGACACGACTGGTGGAATCCGCTGCGCCGAACGGCGCGCTACGTGTGGGCCGGCACGCGTCGTGGAGCGGAATCTACTATCGCGATCCTGAAGACGCTGGTCTCGAGGCGGAGGACGTGATCGTGGAGACGCCGGTCGGCCCTGCGCCGGCCTGGCTGATCCGCCCGGCCGGCAACGCGACGAACGACTGGGCGATCCACATCCATGGACTGGCTAGCCCCCGCGCGGGCACGCTCCGCGGAGTGAAAGTCGCGACTGACGTCGGTCTCGTCTCACTCGTCGTCACGTATCGCAATGACGGTGAAGGGCCGAGACTCGGATCGGGGCGCTCCACGCTCGGCGCGTCGGAAGCCGAAGACGTTCGTGCCGCGGTGAGGTTCGCGATCGCGCACGGAGCCGAGCGGATCGTGCTGTTCGGGTGGTCGATGGGCGGAGCGATCGCATTGCAGGTGGCCGCCGACCGCGAGTTCGATCACGTCATAGACCGGCTCATCCTCGACTCGCCCGTGCTTGATTGGCACGAGACGATCGCAGCGAACTGCGCCCGTGTTGGCCTTCCGCGACAGGTCGGCGTGCTTGCGTCCCCGTGGCTGCAATTGAATCTGCTTGCATGCGCTATCGGGTTGAGTTCATCCGTACCGCTGGACACCTTCAACTGGATCGCGCGGGCGCCGGCCCTCTCGGTCCCCGCGTTGGTAATCCACGGCACGGCCGACACATCGTCCCCGCCCGTGGCGGCTCGTCGACTCGCGCAACTGCGTCCCGACATGGTCCAACTGGAGACATTCCTAGCGGAACACACGCTCGCGTGGAATTCAGATCCGGAGCGGTGGGCGCGTCTGGCCAACGAGTGGCTCGCTGCGATGAGAGCTGCGTAGCCGCAGCGTGGGGTTATGAACACGCCGCGCGGGTGTACCTCGCGCGTTCGCTTGAGGTCCCGCCGCGGGGCTCTTCACCGGGCAGGGTATTTGGTGCGGCGACCGAAGCGGTGTGTGGCAGCTCTCGACGACCGCTTTTTGGGTGCAGAAGAGGGACCGCGTACCGTACGTGTCCCGTGTACGTGTCCCGACGTTTCCGTGAACTGGCCTTGCCTACACGCTTAGGCCAGATAGGGCTGTCCGCCTCTGCCAAGATCGTGGCTATGAGGTTGCTTCAGCGTCTGTTCGGCAAGACCGAGACGAAGCCCGAGGGACGTGCGCCAGTGCCTGTAGAGACTCGGGAGGAAGCGTCGCGGGACAATCGCGCGTTCCACGTCGACATCGAGATCGTTTCCGGCGGCGAACCCGACCTCGTCAAGCTGTCCGGCGCGACCACGTTCGCGAAGGAAGCCATCACACGCCTCGCCGAGCGCCATGGCGCGACCGACCGCGGCTGTCTGGAGCTGACCGGTATTCTGCAGCGCGAACCCCACAACAAGGTCGACCCATCGGCGGTCGCCGTACACGTCGAGGGGGAGCGGGTCGGGTACCTGCCCGGCTACGTCGCAGCGCGAGTCGACCTCTCTGCAGGTGGTGCGCGGGCGGTTGCTGTCCAGATCTTCACTGAGCTGCTACCAAAAGGGCTACGGGTGGAGGCCTGGGCGTGGCTCCCGGACACCGCGCCGGAGTGGAAGTGGTCGCCGACCAACCGACCGCCCCTGTCATCGGAAGCGAAGGTTGCGACACACCAGGCGAACATCGACAAGATGGTGGCCGACGCACTCGCTGGAGGTGGCTCGCGAGGTGCCTCCTTCGCGGAGGGCATGGTCAACGGCGTCCACTACCTGCAATTAGTTGAGCCGATCAAGCAGCTCAAGCGCGGGGGCCGGCTTGAAGATGCGCTGGTGCTCTGCACCGCGGCGATCCAGGGAGCCGAGGCCGCGCGTGAAGGCCGAGAACCCGCGCCGTGGTACACCGAACAGGCCGCAATCATCTACCGCAAGCTCGGGCGACGTGACGATGAGATCGCGGTGCTACAGCGCTGGCTGGCCGTGTGCCCGCCGGAACGCCGTCCGGGTAGCCGAATTATGGAGCGGCTCGACAAGCTAGCTGACTAAGCGCCCGCGGGCACCTATCGTTCACCTTGCGTCGATCGAGCGGTGCACGCAACGGCAGCGGCCCGCGACCGCTCGGGGATTGATGTGCGGGGCTGGGCAGCGTGTACGCCCTGGCGTGTGGCGTGGGTGTTCGGTCAGGATGGCGTCATGCAGTTCGCTGGAGTTCTTCCCGAGGATGCGCCTGACCCGCGGCTCGAACGTGAAGCGCGCCTGAAGGACATGCCGGTCCCGATTGTCGACCTCGTTCCTCAGCCATCGGTGGAGTTCGCGGACTTCGGTGTCTCCACCAGCCGTGGCGGTAGCGGCGTCGACGCGATGACCGTCAGCGTGTCGGCGACGCTGTGGCGAACCCGGCCGACAAGTCCGATCCGGTGAACCTCGCGGACCTCGACGAGGCTACGCGCCGTGCGATCGAGGAGGTTCCGCCCTGGCCGCGCCCGGCCTGGTTGGTCCAGTCAGTTGAACGGATGCGGTACCCGATGCTCTGGGAGGCGGTGCAGACGGCCTGGCGCCGTGAGGAGACCGAGTACAGCACTCTCGATTCGTTGCTGGTGCAGCACACGAACTACATCCTCATGAACCACTTCCGGGAGCAACTCGGGCTTGGTGTGCGGGACTGGTCGTCGCCCGCCCTTGCCTCTGTGCGGGTTGTGCGCCGCGGCGTCGATGTGTCGATCGATGGGGCCGTCATCTCGGGTTCGGAGATCGACACCGACCCATTCGTTTACGCAGTGGGTGCGAGACTCCCCAGCGGCGGCACCCTTACCGCCGTCATCCCGCGAGATCACCTGCCGTATCTCACACTTGCGTTCGTGCACCGCGCCCGCTGACTCCCACGTCATGCAGAGCGCCCGCAGTTCGAGCGAGCGCGTGCGCTGATGTACGCGCGGGGTCGGTTCGGCCCAGGTTTCCCTGGCCGGCGCGGATCGGCTCGCGTCGCTGTCAATCTCGCGCGTCGGCCGCTAGGAACTCGGGTCTGACTTCGGCGATGCCTTCGAGTTCCTTCTGCAGCAGTTGGAGGAGTTTGAAGCCGCGCGCCCGCCAGCCATCAGGGTTCGGGAGGGGCTGATCCTCAGCCCGGTCCAGCCATTCCTCGTTCCAGTCGAACAGGTCGCGACCCAGCTCCGGCGTGATCGGCAGGGACCCGTTGTCGAGACGATACTCGTCGGTGGAGCTCTCCCATAGCGGCCATCCGCTGACCCACTCCGGGAAGACACGGATCAGGCGAAGCCCGTTCGGAAGCAGTAGCGCCTGCCCTGTCCTGCTCTTCGCCATGAGGTACCGGTCCTGCATCTGCCGGCGGAGCTTTCACTCGCTCGCAGTCACCGGGCGATCGTTGTAGTCCATCCCCGACAACCAGACCAGACCCCGGCTACCGCGAGAGTCATCGTCGACGAGAGCCAGCGACCAGAGAAGCTCGTCGGCCTTGGACAGCGCCCGCGCCGACTCCAGGGCGTCCTCGATCGTCGCGTCGACGATGTCCACCACGGTCGTCGCGTTCCCCGGGCCTTCGAACACGAAGACACGGAAGCGGGGATCGCTCCGCTCCCAGGCCGAATCCCTTTCGTCCACATGTCCCGCGTCAAGTAGTTGGCAGGAGTTCTTCTCTTTCAAAGGTGGGGATGGTGGGGTCGGCCAGTCCCAGGTGCACCTCCATCGGCCGGTTCCAGGCGATCGCCTCGTGCGGGCGCTCGGTGTTGTACTCGGCGCGGTAGTCCTCTGCCCGCTCGATCAGCGTCAACGCGTCGGGGATCTCGTCGAGGCACAGCCGCTCGTACTTCAGCGTCCCGAACCCGCGTTCGCGTGACCCGTTCTGCCCGGGAGAGCGCACCCTTGTGCGGACATGTCGCAGCTCGGGGTGGCGCATGATGAACAGCTCGAAGTTCAGCGACCGGAACGGGCCGCCGTTGTCGGTGACGATCGTCAGCACCGGCAGCAGCTCACCGGTGTCGAGGTCGACCTGACATTCGTCGACGAGCGGGTGCCCGAACATCTGCTCGTAGTCGGCGAGGGCGAGTTCGATCGCGGCGATCGCGTCGTACTGGTTCGCGGTCGGCGAGACATGGAACGGATGCTCGAGCTTGGAGTACCAG of the Microbacterium invictum genome contains:
- a CDS encoding alpha/beta hydrolase family protein, which codes for MAAAGLGLAVAAGAAGLGFAIARKLTAPLSGRIFSLTIRDILRRADGDAVVLDLTPATAAPGIYNLWLEDGGWVRLGRVIDQDAATVTRLVESAAPNGALRVGRHASWSGIYYRDPEDAGLEAEDVIVETPVGPAPAWLIRPAGNATNDWAIHIHGLASPRAGTLRGVKVATDVGLVSLVVTYRNDGEGPRLGSGRSTLGASEAEDVRAAVRFAIAHGAERIVLFGWSMGGAIALQVAADREFDHVIDRLILDSPVLDWHETIAANCARVGLPRQVGVLASPWLQLNLLACAIGLSSSVPLDTFNWIARAPALSVPALVIHGTADTSSPPVAARRLAQLRPDMVQLETFLAEHTLAWNSDPERWARLANEWLAAMRAA
- a CDS encoding integrase core domain-containing protein translates to MFGHPLVDECQVDLDTGELLPVLTIVTDNGGPFRSLNFELFIMRHPELRHVRTRVRSPGQNGSRERGFGTLKYERLCLDEIPDALTLIERAEDYRAEYNTERPHEAIAWNRPMEVHLGLADPTIPTFEREELLPTT